The segment AAACTATTGTCAACAGGGGTGGGGATGAGGGGGAGAGAATTAGAgattcagagagaaaaaaaaaaggcttaacTAAATATTTTCACGTTAACTTAATAATTCATGCTTCAAAATTTATATAAAAGCACTCAGTTCGCTAGAGACAAAggtgtttttgtatttttcccaAACAGAAGAGCTCTACTTACCTGGTGTGTGGAGTCATAACAATTTATTGATCGTAGGTATGTCCTGTTGTGCTTAAACAACCGCTTGCAGGGAATGCAGGACCACATAAACGCAGGTGAAATAAACAGTTTGGGATCCCATTTCCTGTTTTCCCTGTTCAGCTTCAGGATTTAGATCTGTAGTGAGCAGCCACTTCCCATGTCATTGTTGAATAGAAGCATTTCCAGAATAAAGGAAGTTACACGGATAAAGTGAGCATAAGTGCATGCCCAAAGCATAAATGATGAGCCACACACACACTGTGCAGGGCCACCAGAAATAAGCACTGCAAGCAATACAAGCCTTAACTCCGAGGTAAAGTGTGTGCTCTAAATTTAGATAACCTCACTTGCacgtttgtttgttttatattttccttGCTTGATTTGCATTTATCAATATTGTGCTAAATTGCCAAACAGTCCCATTACACTGTTAATATTTGCCTCTGCATTTCAATGACAGCTAAAATGCACTGAAGAAAAAATGCAATCCTCCATGAGTCAACACTGAGCTGGTGGTGATAGAATATCCTGGAGCCAAATTCACCTCATGTTTTTGCTGAGAACAAGAACTGAAGCCCTGCATTCTGGCCAGATTTCATCTCTGTAAGAATTTACATGTTTTATTTATAGAAACCTATGTGTGGCATCTTCTAGGTGCATAAATTACTGTATAATATAGGTGCATAAATTACTGTATAATATTAATTTTCCTGCTGTATCCAGTGATTGCTGGTACCTGTTGTAGCCCAGATCACAGCAACAGGTGAAACACTCTGCCTTTTTTCTTACAAGCTATTTAAAATTGAATTTGTTGATGTTTCTGTAAGGGAATGAGCTACATAACGGTAAAACACAAGATCCTTAAAATGACAAGTTGGATATTTTGAATTATATGTATTGTGGATGAGAAGGAGCAGGGTGGCAGGAGTGCCCTTGCTGTGGTGATGTGCTGCTAGGACTCCTTTGAATCAGGTCAAAAAGCTGCCATTGGTTTACTTCAGGCTAAACCTCATCAGCTGAGCTCTGAAAAGAGGTAAAATTATTCCATAATAGCTCAGCTGGGCGTGTGAGTGCAAGTCCTGACAGTGACAAAATGGCAAGCACAAGGAGCAAGCAAGGagataatttttacttttttttttcaatgataAGGCTTAGTATTTCtgtaaagagatttttttcaggaGACTGGGATTAAACCATCAACATTTTAAAGAAGATTCTCTGTTGGTttggtagagaaaaaaaaagcatgagcTTTGAACTGCAGTGTTTTGGTGCCTGCATGTAACAACCATTTCCATGGATTATCAAccttgcagatttttttaaaaattatggagAATTCAGGATGTGAGACACATTTTTCCAGAAGTTCTCTCTGTCTTGTCGCTTTCAGCAATGAGCCACattcagagaagaaaatctcaaGATTTTTTTCTAGGGCAGTAGCATAGCAGCATCCAAAAGTGTGAACCTCTGTTAAAAGTTGAACTGGAAAAGTAAACTGCACAGAagaatttcacttaaaatatgGCATAAGGAACTGAGTATGTTCTCAAATAGAAGCTTTGAGTTGTATTTTGCAGCCATTAATATCTACCTGGACAAGGTGGCAGTTTAGAAGTTACACAGAGAAGAATGGGATTTGATTCAGTGTGCTGGGGATTGTGCCCCAAGACTGAGATTTGTTGAACCAAATGTTGTGGTTTGGTGCCACTGTGCTTCAGAAATATCTGCTTCAGTCAGATATTTCAGACTGAAATATCAGTCAGAAATATCTGACTGATATTTCAGAATATGAGTTCAATACAGTTGATTTGTGATTATTGGGATCTGGGTTTAATGTAtgtatttgttttggttgtAAGTTACAGCTCCTTTGTCAGGCCTGGGATATAAATAAACTCATTTCCTTTGCTGCCTTATGCCCAAATGATGCAAAAATGACCATCTCACTCCAGATTTACCTGCATTTTCCAGCCTGTCTAaccagctgctctccagctggggCCAGGACTGGTGGCCTCTCCTCAGGCTCTAACACCTCCTGCTGTGTCAAGGGACAGAGGAGGGCATCTCTTCCCTTACTCCAAGAGTGGAACATTGACCCTTTCACTTCCTTGCCAGGCAAAGTGCTCTTCCACCTAATCACAGCAAAGCACAGACCTCCTGGTGCATTTGGTTTACTTCAGACAGCATTGCAATTGAGTGAAGATTTGGAACAGCTTTATTGCCTTTAATTTACCAGGGAGATCAGACAGCAGGTGGTGCATTGTTCAACAGTTCCAGATATGACTGTGTTATGTGTTTTGGTGCTGTACTCTTTAATTACCATGAATTAACATCAGTTAAAAGCACCAGAGCAGCCAGTGAATACCTGTGGAAGTGCATTTCTTGCTCAGCAGTCTGGGGGCTGCAGGTCATGAGAGGAAGTTAGCAGGAATCCAGTGTATTGGTGAGGAGGCTCAAGTGTTGCACAGATTTTCTGTATCTTTGAGAAACCATTCATTCTCACTGTGCCCAGTTTCTTCTCATGTTGCTTGCCAATTTGTAAAATACACTGCAAGCAGAGAAGTGCTTTCATCTATTTTATTTAGATGGAATTATTTGGAGCAGAGGTCTTTTTCACTGTGTATCCTGGAAGCACTCTTGAAATCCCATCTCTGTCCTCCAAATAAGCAAACACTCACAATACACTGCTCCAAGAGGATGGCATTACAGCAGGTAGCACTGCACATGGCTGAATAAAAGATGCCAACTTTCCACGTGCCATCTTTGTAGAGGTAATCTAATTCCATCAGAATTCATTATGGATGTTCCGGTTACGTGGAAGATCCACTGCCCAGCTCACATAACCCAGCCTCTCATGCTGCCAGAAGAAAAGGAGCCAAACAGTTAGCAGCACAATGGTCATTAAACTGTTTCACCCAAACCCAGACTCACAGGGAAAttaataagaaattaatttcacaaaaagcttgtatttatttatattattaacCATCAAAATAATCTtccaaatgagaaaaatattattcaaGAATAACTCACCAGAAGAATAGGAAGGGATCTTAAGGGTAAAGAGGCTTTTTAGATtccagaaaacagaaagaagcCACAAGTTATTTGAGAGCTgtctttaattatttaaatttctaATGAAAAATCATTTACAAAGCCAACATGGGCTGTCTTAAGCAAATTGATTTCTTAAAACATTTCAAATCACTCGGACATTTCACTTTTGTCTGTGttgcttcttcctttcattCCCGCAGCACTCTCCCCTCTGCCTGTGCAGATCACAGTAGCTGTCACTGCAGAACAGCAATCTCATTTTGTTTACTTTGTGTTTCAAAGGGAATCGAACAAGCCCAGGATTCACTTTCTCTAAACAAATACTGGCAAGACAAAGGTATCACAGCTATTCTGGGGACAAGAGGTTCGCTGAGATGGGAAATGGTAAAGACtggcaagaaaaaaacagtCAATGTgtttttatctgaaaaaaagTTAATCCTTTTCACAGCctcattttctttgcttttgagCTAGCTCTCATTTTTCATTTAGGTTTTAGAGTTTTTAAGCTAAGGGAAGCAAGAAACCGAGATATTTCCTTTGTTCCTGTCAAGTAGCTTGAACAGTTCGAGAACAGAAACCAGTAGGAGCAGTGTGATTAGCGTAGCCAATTAAGGTGGATTTGCATATTCACAACGCAGCTATCGAGAAACAATTCTGCAGAGATAACGGGAGTGTGGCAGTGCCTGTGTGCCAGTCAGAGCAGCCCTGCGCTGTGCTGGGCGGTTCTTAAGCAGTAACCAGGGGTGATGAtgctgcacagggcagggaagggctctgggcaggcaggagcagcctggccctgcaggctGGAAAGGGTTAATCTGCTTACCCAAATGCAACAGCACCTGCCCAACGGGTTTGTTTTTCTGACGCTCAATCCAGCTAGGATTTTTTGCTACCTGACGGTTTTTACCTCTGCAGGAGTTTGAGATGCCTGGTCCCCGGGCACGGTGGGGGTAAGGTGGTGGGTGAGCTTTGCAAGGTGCACAAGGGAGCTTCACACAGTGGATGGGTGGCAAAGCTCTGCTTTCTTTGCCCCAAAAGGCTTTTCACCATGGTGGTGTCCAAAGACCAGGcaagaaagcaaaaaaccctCTGAGAAACCTTGTACACTCTGCTGGATAACAGACTGGGGCTGGCCATCACAGCAGCTTTGTTATCTCTGAAGGTGAAAAATCACCTTTTGCACTACAGCAGCAACAATCTGTGCTCCATCTCAGTGATTCTCTGTGCTCCATTCTCGGTGATCTCTTACCAACAACTGCATCACTGCAAACACTTGTGTGAGCGTGGAGTGGCTGAGTGAGAGGCAcacagagccagctgcagcccgAGCCTGTGAGATCTGCATCCCCAGGAGGCTCAGCTCTCTCACCAAGGGGCTGACAAGTGATTGGCAGAGTTCTGCATCCATGGGTGATGATTTGAGAAGGAAATACAGTGGGTTTTCTCTGTAATGCTCTtgcttcctcttcctcagcaGCTGAAGTCATGGTGTGCAATTGCAACAGATGGAGTCAGGAGGGACTCCCTGGAGTGTTCTCCCAGGTACAACTCCACATTCACCTTCAAAACTACTATGGGAAAGGCAACAACACAGAAATTAACTCATGGTATTCACTGCTACAAAATCTCACGGAAAACTTAATGAATTGCCTAAGCTGGGACCATTACAAAAATGCTAAATTTATAAACCAGTATGAGATCCACCAGGGTAAAGACTGTGAGAGCTGAACCTTCACGCCACAAAGAGGCATTAAGATTATTTAGTTGTGGAGAAATGCCTCTCTCCAGGAAGATATATCTTTCTGTAATCACCCACAATAGGCATTTTACCCTGGAATATTCACTCCTGGTTTATCTAGTCCAGTAACCCATGGAggattttttgatttttaatggTTTCCATCTATGATTATCCACAATTGTCTCTTTCCTTCCTATCCCCTTTGTGGCACCAGCTCTTTATGAGAAACTTAATAAACTTTGTGTATGTTCTAAAGATAATATTGAAAACGTAAAATTGTGTTCTGCATTTTATAATTGGTGTGGAAAAAAGGGGAAGATCTAATCCTATTGGGCCTTCTCTtttgctctctctctcccttttcccttttgatGGTAAGCAGCAAATTTTAATTAGCTTCATTTCCACAATTCAGTCATGCATATGTAATCTTTGTTCACACTTTTATAAAGTAAAATTAAGTGAAAGAAATGGGGTAATAATAGAAAGCTTGTCTGAGCAGAACAAATGTGAATTATCAAACGTAAGGAAAGATGGTTGGGACTACACAGCTTGAAGTTCTGCCAGGTTTGAGGTGATTTTTCGGAAACAGAAGTGCATAAATGATGCACAGAAACAGGTGCTGATTATCCTGTTTGGGGCATCTTTTTGTTCATTGTGTGCTTGGGCTGCTGAGGTACAGTGATAACCACTGGATGTGAGGAGACTGTTTAATAACAATTTCCTAATGTTTCTCTTTTATCATGAGCTGCAAGGGTCACATGAGCTTGTCTAGTTAATAAAAATCACTTTGTGAGCCCACTGCTCTTAGATTTGGCACTGGAGTGGATCACTGTACTGGGCCTCTTTCTATTACAGCTGCAAAAACTGTACTGTCATTTTGCATTGTAATTTAAAGGTTTCCTAATCTATATACACATCCTCtaattaaatatttccaggggtTACCTCGGCAGCCTTCAGTGCTATGGTTTGAAACTAAAACTAAAAACTGCATTAAATTCTTTCCCCCTGGGGTGAGACACAGGAGGGGGAAGAACATTTGCATCCCTGCCACTGCAGATTATTTGAAAGCattggcacagctgggattaCCGACTTGGTTATTTCTGTTATCTTACATGAGAAGATGGAAATTTGAAGGGAAACAATCCACGTGCCTAAATCTAGAGCTCATCTTATTTTATAACTTCCGAGAAGCCTCTTTAGAGTCTGTCTAAGCAGTTATTTTAAGAAGCTACCAGTTCATTAGCAGCAGCTGAAAACCAGAAGCTCCTGTTGATGTAAATCAGtctgtggctgcacaggctCCATAACCAGCACTGCAGATGCGAGGTCTTCATTAAAGGAAATGTGAAGAAGTGAAGCATGTGGGCAGTAACACACACAGCAGTGAATTCTGAAGCCCAGGGAATGTTAAACTCATGAGGAGATACTTTCTCCTCAGCACCATTCACACACTCAGACTGACAACCAAACCACAGTTTTAGGAGAAGCACTTCTTCCTGTGACAGGAAGTGACTTTCAGATATGAGGGgcttgctttttttatttttttcctctctcgaaacctgctgtgctgccagtgaCTAAGGATAGCCAAGATTTTGGTTAATGGTTAACAGAGATAACCACGCAGACTCTGACttctgctggggccagcaccaAAAGCTGATTTGCTTGCTGGGGAACAGGCAAGCACggaaagcagagcagctctcacagTGAAGGGCTGGGGAACAGAGGCTTCACCCTgtggagaaaggaggaggagaatacaaaaagagaaagaggtGTTTGCCATAAAGAAAGGTAAGAGCTGAAACACTTTCCTGTTTAACTTACTGACTCAGAGGCTGTTGCtcacaaaccaacaaaccccaCAGGTGTGGCTGGTTGAGACACACTCCTTGTACCTGACTGCTCGGACATGTGTGGCTCGGGGAGAGGGGCAAGGTGAGGAAGGATCTGTCTGCTGTGAGCTTGAAACTTGGAGAGGGCAGGAGAGCACCTCCTCCACCCTGGGACTGCTCATGGCAGGAGAGACTCCCTCTTCAGACTGTTCTTCTCTCATTGACCACAGCCATGTCCCGGAGTTTGAGGTGGCTCTGTGGGTCAAGATCACCTTGGCCTTAATCTATATCTGCATCTTTGTCGCGGGCCTCTTGGGCAACAGCATCACCATCAAAGTCACCAGGATCCTGCAGAGGAAAGGCTACCTGCAGAAGGAGGTCACTGACCACATGGTGAGCCTGGCCTGCTCCGACCTGCTGGTCATCCTGCTGGGCATGCCCGTGGAGTTCTTCAGTGCCATCTGGAGCCCCTTTTCCACGCCCAATGGCAACATTGCCTGCAAGCTCTACTACTTCCTCTTCGAGGCCTGCAGCTATGCCACCGTGCTGCACGTGGCCACGCTCAGCTTTGAGAGGTACGTGGCCATCTGCCACCCCTTCCGCTTCAAGGCCGTGTCCGGACCCCGCACGGTGAAGCTGCTCATCGCCTTTGTCTGGGGCACATCTCTTATCgtggctctgcccctgcccttCGCCATGGGCACGGAGTACCCCCTGGAGACCATCGAGGGCTACCAGGGAACGAGTTCCTGTGTCAAGCCTACTCCCAGGCACTACATTCCTGAGCTGAAGCACAACATGACCATCTGCACCTGCCTCTCCTCCAAGTGGGCTCTGTTTCAAGCCAGCGTCTTCAGCGCCTTTGCTGTGTACATCGTCGTGCTGGGCTCTGTCACCTTCATGTGCCACAGCATGATGAAAGCCCTGATGATCCACAAGAAGGGGGCTCTGGCAGTGGAGGGTGGACCAAAGCACCAGGAGCAGTTCCTAAGGAAGAGTGAAAGTTCGGAGGGCAAGAGCTCCAGGAGACAGATCACTTTATTCCTGGGTAAGAACCATGTCCTGCTCTACCTCCCCTACCCCCTTTCCACTTAGGAAGAAAGCCCAGAAACCTCAGGTTTTTTCTCACCAAGCTCTCCCAAAGGGTTTGAAAGTGGTACAAAATGAGGGATGATACTTTTGGTTGCGATGATACATTTCAAGAATCCTGatgtttctgtgtgtttttggtTCTTTTTGCCATTAGAACAGgtgggagggaaaaagaaggaaaaatccaCTTGCTGTCTACTATTTCTGTTGGATTTTATTACATGCCTACATGCAGCAATATGGGTGACAGGCTGTTGCAGCTTGACCTTTGGGGTAGCAATAGGCAACAGTTGCCTGGATATAAAATAGCTCTACTTGGATGTTTTCCCACTAAGTTACAAATATGAGTGTATTTAGTAAGGCTGCTgatgggagggagggaagacTGTCCTGCAAGATCTCAAGCTTGTCTCTCTCTGAAGGCATTTCCCTGTTAATTCAGGATGCTCCTTGGAGAGTTCTCAGCCTCAGCAGTTGTGGCTGTGTTGCATTTCAGCATTAAGGAGGCTGGACTGGAGAGTTGATTTGGTCTCACAAATTGCCATTGCcctctttgaatttttttttccctctggttttATTTGAAGGCCTGTAACCCTGAAATTATGTTTGATTCTGATCTCTCTCGCCACATTCATCAGACAAAAAACTAATCGAGCTGTCATTCCACCAGCTTGGAATCTTTCTGGGCAGTGATCCATGCAGTCTCCACGTTTGTTGATAGTCTTATAGGCACCCTTAATCATGTCCTGGCTGCATTACTGTTAGTTCCTGTTTTGTTGGGTCGCTTATTGTGATGCTGGATATAACAAATGAACTATCTAGGGTAGGAATGCACAGTACACCCAGTATTTCTGTGTTGCTTTTTGGTGCTCTGACTGATATGGCAGAGAGGGACTTGAAATTCGTGCATCTGTCCACTTCTACAACTTTAAGTAGATTAGATTTTGTATTACTTTTTCCtcgtttttaatattttttccccccgaGAATCCTCTGGTTCCTCATCTAGTCCTGCTTTTGCCATGGTCTGTGTCAGGCCATGAAATGAAGAAATCATCTCCTCTCACAAGAGTGGAGAGGCCCCATTGGTGGTTTGTTAAGAGCTCTCTGTCCCTCACTCTAGTGACAGTACAGATTTCTGGGGTTCAGGCTCAGCAGTGGAGCTGAACACATCTGTGgcacaaagcagaaaaagggatcTGCTCTTAAAGTGCTGCCTGGGGGATCCTTAGATATGTGTGGCTCTCCCTCCCCTTGTACATTACCACAGCAGCATTAAAGCCAAACCTAAGACCCAAATCCTGGCTAGGTTGAGAGGAGAAGATAAATTGCCATgacttttcctccctttcttgTGTATCTGACGCTTCCACTGTATTCTCAGTTTCTGGAGGCAGGAGATACTTGTGTGAATTCCCCAAAATTACTTCAGTGGCAAGACTCTTAATACAAGTCTTGGTAATTTACTTGGCTTGAGGAATAAATTAATATACTGAGGAGGAAGAAACTCTGGCATGCATTTCTGAGAACAATGCAAAGCAATTTAATTTGGAGATTTCATAATAGTGATGCTTTAGGGCAGTTTTAACCCAGAAGAAATGAACATATAAATTGTTTACAAATTGCTGAATTTAAATATTGTGATTTAGAAGTcctctttgtttttcatttaacaGATGGGTCAAATTAAAACCAATACTTGCACATTCAGAGCATATTTCACTTTTAATGTGAAATGTAAATGACAGTGTATAGCATCACGTCTTTGTACATCtaacagcaataaaaacaatttaGCATTTTCTTCTGGTTGTTAAAAGTGATAAGTTCTATAAAACAGAGATTAAAATCATAAATCTGACTATGAGAAAAAGCTAAGTAGAGGATGACACCAGGAGGAACTAATGTTTTTTTAGTGTCATGTTATTGCGTGGCACTCGAGAACATTGATGGAAATTAATTGTAAATGTGGAAAGTGAAAGATTACTTGCCATAGATGGTATTGATGCTTGCAGGAGGGGCTCTAGATGGGATGACACCACGGCAGAAATTGGGTAGCTGAACTGAGTCTGAAAACACTTGGCTCCTTCATGAAATGCAAGCTTTTAACAGTGATTAAAACCTCTTAATATGCTTGACCCACCCTGACAGGGATCAATTTAGTCTTTGTGGATACTTGATCTTGTTTTTCTCCTATGGCCATGAAGGCAGTGGCCATCTAAATGGTGTCACTGGGcacctcttgctgctccaacACCTGAGCTGAGGCCCCTGAACTGTGGCAGAGAGCTCTCAAGAAAGGGTGGGTTTGGAGGGCATATATCTTATAAAGGTTATAAGTGGATTGTAGcaaacacagaaaggaaatgtAAAGGAAGGATTCTGTAAAAGTCAGCTCCAACTAGTGCaataattataaatattaaaaaaaagaatgcttCCATAGCTGAAAGTAAGTTAAGAATCTTTAGGAAAGTAAGTTAAGAGTCTTTAGGAAGTGTTGGCAGTATGGGATGGGCCTCTACACAAAGTGCTGGAGGGAAAGgaccagcagcagagcctggtcaCTGGCCATGGCTGCACCAATCTGGTCATTGTCCAGGAGCACATTTGTACAAAACCAGCTGTGTGGTTTGCCATCACACTGGGCCTGACTCTACAACAAAGTGAGTTCTGATGATCCCAGCTGAAAATGGGGTCAGTTCTAAAGCTTCTGTCATGTTTCCCTTGGCAGCTTCAGTTTGAGCTTCTGCTAAAAGCCTTGATCAGTTTGCATAAAGCAGCCTCAAGCCTACCACAGTACAGACATTGAAATAAGAGTCCATTTGTGCTGCTACATCCTCTTTCTTGGTATCATACACTTCCAACTGACCCTTTGGAGCAGCACTCCTCTGTTTCCACAGATCTGCTGAGTGGGGCTGCTGGGCATGGTGGGGGCTTTGCCAGTTGACATCTGGGgagcattttttttaatctcccaTTTATGATGAAACATCTGTCCTTCCTGAGATGGTCCATCcagaaaagagaaatatcaAAGTGGTCTGGCTGCTATGGAAGTGTTGGTGGAGGTGCATTAAAGCAGTGCTGTAGCTGCAGCAGTCTGCAGGAGCCAGAGCTGGTGCTGGACCTGCCCAGCTGGAGGCCCTGTTGGTACCCCCCAGCACCATCAGCCCCCCTGGGACATGTGAGGCAGGAAATTCCCACtgctctccctttcccatctCTACAGAACTGCAACTTTTCTGCTTTGGAACTATCTGATGTAGGATGAATTTTGCCTGGACAGCAGATATCCTACAGCTCTTTTAATAAGCAGGCAAGGGAATTTGTTGTAACTTACAGCAGTGCCTTCATCTGAGAAAGGCAGTGtagtggtttttaatttttttttatgtggtgTAACATTTAAGTGTGTCAAATACACTGAGTGTCAACCTGAAGGCAGTGGCAGTGGTGTTTCCTGAAATGTGGGTGTGGTACAGCCAGCTTCAGGGCACGTCTGCTTTACAGGGCAAGAGCAGCCAGAGGCTTTACTGGCACTCTGGTGAGAGCCATGGAATGAAAGAGAGACCCTCTCTCtaagtggaaaagaaaaaaaagaaaaagaaaatgggcagaagggaagggctggaaaagCTAGGCAGGAGGAAGTCAGACCTGAGCAAGGCCATGGCACTTTTTTGGTGGCTGTTGTTAAAGCAATGCCAGGCTATTCTATAACAGCACCAAAGCCTCTGTAAACACCATGACCAGCTTTACTGAGCCGTTAGCTGAATCTAGATGAAACCTTGACTCAGAGCTTCAAAGGATCTCTTAGAACTTCAGATGGAGCACCATTTTCTTCCCATGTACTGCTGGTGGCAGTTTAATGCTCTGCTCAGAATAAAGGTATTATGTGTAGGAATAGCCTCTCCAAAGATCACTGAAGAAGTGTACTTTGTAAGGCACTTGGCAAATTTCAGGAAGCAAATTACTTCAGAGTACTTCAAGTAGTTGTGAGAAATGCATGGTTGTCATCTAGATATGACTCAGGCACAGGGTAATTTGGCAATAGACTTCTGTTACAGGAAAATTAGATGCTTCTTCATAGGCTGGAatttggctgggtttttccctacTAAAAAAGCTAAAGGGATagaacaaaaatgaaaagaatAACCTAATTTATGATATTCCAgaacacagctccagcccacaTTCTTTAAACGCATTTTCATTCACTCCTCTTGGTTCATTTCTTTAATCATTCCATCGAGCTGCCTTTCTTCAGGCTGCAGACATGTCTGAAGATGAGTACACTGGATATGATTTTAATCTCTCTGTGTTTTGTATGGTCATTCCATCCATATGTTTTCCTGAGCAGGGCTTTGAATTCCACAAGACAAGTGCTCAGTGCACTGAAATGGGTGGACACTTAGACCAACAGACCAGGGCCTGTCCACTCTGGTGTATGGGCCATCCACCCCCTGTAACTAGTGAGTTTTTTCTTTTAGGTCCTGCTTCTTGGAAAAGTGATAAAAGCAAATTATTCTCCTGCTGGTGTTTGGTAAAATTCGTCTTCCTCTTCTCTGCAAAAGCATTAACCTGGTGTCAGTGGCAAAACCAGTCAGTGCTGTTGAATGCTGGTAGCACAAAACTGAAGCTCAGCTATTCAACAGGTGACAATGGGAAGGCTGCACTGAGGGATGATGGCTTCTCAGGGCAATTGTGTACAAATAAGCTCCTCTGAAGAGCAGGGGAATTTCtgtcagttaaaaaaaaaaaacaaccaaaaacaaaccaaaaaacacagTAAAATAGACTCAATGCAAACTTCCAAAATCCAGACATCTGTATGTTCAGGTTTCCCACACAGCAATTTAAAAAGGAACATGGGGAGAGCCCAGCATAATTTTCCTCCCTATTGTACAGAAAGCAATTTATCTACTCCTGCTTTTAACTGGACTCATGTAATAGGAGATTGTGCTTTCAGCATAAGTGGACACTCTTCCTTTCCTCCTACACAGAGGGATGGCAAAACAACACCAAGAGAAATAGAATCGAAGAATAGGGACTAATTGAGGCCAGCACCCCCAAGGTATTTAAGATTTTTGTAGTTTTAATGGAAAAATCAATGTGTGATTACACTTTACATTAGAGTACTTAAAAATTGCTTCAGCATGAAAAGTCTGCAGCTTTGAAAACAACCTCACTGTAGTCAGAGGAGCAGATTCACTGCTAATGTAATTCACATAATTCCATAATTCCCCTTGTGTGATACCTTGGCAGAGAGGGTCTCTCGGGACACCTGAGTGCTGGTTTTGCCTGCGAAGCCCATGAGGACAAAGAGTGCTTTACTGGTGCTTTGTTAGAGTTGTGGTCAC is part of the Passer domesticus isolate bPasDom1 chromosome 10, bPasDom1.hap1, whole genome shotgun sequence genome and harbors:
- the GPR39 gene encoding LOW QUALITY PROTEIN: G-protein coupled receptor 39 (The sequence of the model RefSeq protein was modified relative to this genomic sequence to represent the inferred CDS: inserted 1 base in 1 codon); this translates as MAGETPSSDCSSLIDHSHVPEFEVALWVKITLALIYICIFVAGLLGNSITIKVTRILQRKGYLQKEVTDHMVSLACSDLLVILLGMPVEFFSAIWSPFSTPNGNIACKLYYFLFEACSYATVLHVATLSFERYVAICHPFRFKAVSGPRTVKLLIAFVWGTSLIVALPLPFAMGTEYPLETIEGYQGTSSCVKPTPRHYIPELKHNMTICTCLSSKWALFQASVFSAFAVYIVVLGSVTFMCHSMMKALMIHKKGALAVEGGPKHQEQFLRKSESSEGKSSRRQITLFLGKNXCPALPPLPPFHLGRKPRNLRFFLTKLSQRV